In a genomic window of Pangasianodon hypophthalmus isolate fPanHyp1 chromosome 19, fPanHyp1.pri, whole genome shotgun sequence:
- the LOC113531737 gene encoding filamin-A-interacting protein 1 isoform X3 — MRVTLRVPHSRESYHSKISGCNSEFQQSLCSGNASIRCFNGLHLRVVESSASHPGELGERMRSRSSGMEAPDSGCLQVKQPSKDYQKDKEEGDSIEDMIKKSPTTVEKEKEEKVEDGLVRATVKRSQKPAGEKCRKKAGQMQLSKEELLHLLGIMEGEVQAREDIIHMLKSERTRPESLEAQYGSAVPITPLQALQRDNMLTCNKTREDDVYEIPMMELDRLEEKHRETYRRMLEQLLLAEKCHRRTVNELESEKRKHVDFMNKSDDFTNLLEHERERLKKLLEQEKAYQARKDKDHSRRLEKVREELVKLKSFALMLVDERQLHIDQIDQQSQKIMDLSKKLQERDQHLESVTSKYKEDSQRIQKLEVELEHKAAKFSQEHEDMTTKLSSQESQNRQLRTKLAGLSRRIEELEESNKALQKSEEDLQELRDKISRGECGNSSLMAELETLRKRVLEMEGKDEEITKAEAQCKELRRKLQDEENHNRELKLEIEKLQKRMADLEKLEGTFNVSKSECTQLHASLEREKVLTKNLTKELETVKNHVKELQCAESRLEKAESSLKDDLTKLKSFTVILVDERKNMAERIKQEEQKSEDMSKLFKAEQGKVMEITEKLIEESKKLLKLKSEMETKVSALTKEKNDLRTRLACEEEKQNDLNAKVKLMQKRVDCLEEAERRSRNRPDVDKARYADEDNKVKELTEEIDRLKNRLKQLEVVEGDLMKTEDEYDMLEKKFRTEQDKANVLSQLLEEMKSQIARNKAIEKGEAVSQEAELRLRCKMEEAKTRDLQADVLALKEKIHELMNKEDQLSQLQVDYTVLQKRLIEEQDKKKSMSQQILHLTKELEVTKRYSRALRPSMNGRRIVDVPLTSTAVQTDAHTNEALEEETPAVFIRKSVLEENHVMSNLRQKGLKKPAVLDRYPPASAELGMKKSLIPWMKKKEASADAQDALDKLTYKVNGDASPQSPELTMSQKPGQPLHIRVTPDHQNSTATLEITSPRAEDFFSSTTIIPTLGLQKPRITIVPKPTTVSPKGSFDVMDRTKSPVTITTISRAKSPEGSKISYPDSPSSPVSVITVSTSPVMQAPISPEPQETSSMGRAVFKVTPEKQTVPTPVRKYNSNTNIITTEDNKIHIHLGSQYKRSQDSGSSPTLTVRPLTVCTESKETPNMGTVLRSPRQSSTTLGKTTPGKMTSSITITPITSAPSKPTQSVSGTDVQSTRTCSATRIPMSKENVVLRMTFEPR; from the exons AATGAGGTCCAGGAGCAGTGGGATGGAGGCTCCTGACAGTGGATGCCTTCAAGTCAAACAGCCTAGCAAAGACTACCAAAAAGACAAGGAGGAAGGAGACAGCATTGAGGATATGATTAAGAAAAGTCCCACCACggtggagaaggagaaggaagagaaagTAGAGGATGGTCTTGTACGTGCAACGGTGAAGAGATCACAGAAACCAGCAGGAgaaaagtgcaggaagaaagcaGGACAAATGCAGCTTTCTAAAGAGGAGCTGCTTCACCTGCTTGGCATCATGGAGGGAGAGGTGCAG GCTCGTGAGGACATTATTCACATGCTGAAGTCGGAAAGGACGCGGCCCGAGTCCCTGGAGGCTCAGTATGGATCAGCTGTCCCCATCACGCCTCTGCAGGCCTTACAGAGAGACAACATGCTCACCTGTAACAAGACACGTGAAGACGACGTCTACGAGATCCCCATGATGGAG CTGGACCGTTTGGAGGAGAAGCACAGAGAGACGTACAGGAGGATGCTGGAGCAGCTCCTGCTGGCTGAGAAATGCCACCGTCGCACAGTGAACGAGCTGGAATCCGAGAAGCGCAAACACGTCGACTTCATGAACAAGAGCGATGACTTCACTAACCTGCTGGAGCATGAGCGCGAGAG ACTAAAGAAACTGTTGGAGCAGGAGAAGGCATACCAAGCCCGTAAAGACAAGGATCACAGCAGACGGCTAGAAAAAGTAAGAGAAGAGCTGGTGAAGCTGAAGTCCTTCGCTCTGATGCTGGTGGACGAGAGGCAGCTCCATATTGACCAGATTGATCAGCAAAGCCAAAAGATCATGGACCTCAGCAAAAAGCTGCAAGAGAGAGATCAACATCTGGAAAGTGTCACCAGCAAATACAAAGAGGACAGTCAGAGAATTCAGAAGTTGGAAGTGGAGTTAGAGCATAAAGCTGCTAAATTCTCACAGGAACATGAGGACATGACAACCAAGCTCTCCAGTCAGGAGTCCCAAAACCGACAGTTACGCACAAAGCTGGCTGGTCTGTCTCGGAGAATTGAGGAGCTGGAGGAAAGTAACAAAGCACTGCAGAAATCCGAGGAGGATTTGCAAGAGTTAAGGGACAAAATCAGCAGGGGAGAATGTGGAAACTCAAGCCTCATGGCTGAGCTTGAAACTCTCCGTAAAAGAGTGCtggagatggagggaaaggaTGAGGAGATAACAAAGGCAGAAGCACAGTGCAAGGAGCTGAGGAGGAAGCTTCAAGATGAGGAGAATCACAATCGTGAGCTGAAACTTGAAATTGAAAAGCTACAGAAAAGGATGGCAGACTTGGAGAAACTTGAGGGAACTTTTAACGTGAGCAAATCAGAGTGTACACAACTTCATGCAAGCCTAGAACGAGAGAAGGTCTTGACAAAGAACTTAACCAAGGAGCTGGAAACTGTTAAAAATCATGTTAAAGAGCTTCAGTGTGCTGAGTCTAGGCTTGAAAAGGCAGAAAGTAGCTTAAAAGATGATTTGACAAAACTCAAgtcatttactgtaatattgGTGGATGAGAGGAAGAACATGGCAGAGAGAATTAAGCAAGAGGAGCAAAAAAGCGAGGACATGAGCAAGCTATTTAAGGCTGAGCAAGGCAAGGTCATGGAAATCACAGAGAAGCTGATTGAAGAGAGCAAAAAGCTTTTGAAACTGAAGTCAGAGATGGAGACGAAAGTGTCAGCTCTCACAAAGGAGAAAAATGACCTAAGGACTAGACTTGCATGTgaagaagagaaacaaaatgATCTCAATGCAAAGGTCAAGCTAATGCAAAAGAGAGTGGACTGTTTGGAGGAGGCTGAAAGACGATCCAGAAACAGACCTGATGTAGACAAGGCAAGATATGCTGATGAAGACAACAAGGTTAAGGAGTTAACAGAGGAGATTGATAGGCTGAAGAACCGCTTGAAGCAGCTAGAAGTTGTGGAGGGTGATTTGATGAAGACAGAGGATGAATATGATATGCTTGAAAAGAAGTTCAGAACAGAGCAGGATAAGGCCAATGTCCTTTCTCAGCTCCTGGAGGAAATGAAGTCACAGATTGCCAGAAACAAGGCCATTGAAAAGGGGGAGGCCGTGAGCCAAGAAGCTGAACTAAGATTGAGGTGCAAGATGGAGGAGGCCAAAACCAGAGATTTGCAGGCAGATGTCCTGGCTCTTAAGGAGAAGATTCATGAACTGATGAACAAGGAGGATCAGTTATCTCAACTTCAGGTCGATTACACAGTTCTACAGAAGAGGCTCATCGAAGAGcaggacaaaaagaaaagtatgAGCCAACAGATTCTACACCTCACCAAAGAGTTAGAGGTGACTAAGCGATACAGCAGAGCACTACGGCCTAGCATGAATGGAAGGAGGATAGTGGACGTCCCTCTTACTTCAACAGCTGTCCAGACAGATGCACATACTAATGAAGCACTTGAAGAGGAGACTCCAGCAGTATTCATAAGGAAATCTGTTCTGGAAGAAAATCATGTGATGAGCAATTTGAGGCAGAAAGGTCTTAAAAAACCAGCAGTGCTGGACCGTTATCCGCCTGCATCTGCAGAACTAGGTATGAAAAAATCATTGATTCCTtggatgaagaaaaaagaagcaagtgcTGATGCACAGGATGCCTTAGACAAGTTGACTTATAAAGTTAATGGAGATGCGTCCCCTCAATCTCCAGAGTTAACCATGTCACAAAAACCAGGCCAGCCACTGCATATAAGGGTGACTCCAGATCATCAAAACAGCACTGCCACATTGGAGATCACCAGTCCTCGTGCTGAGGACTTCTTCTCAAGTACCACAATTATCCCCACTTTAGGGCTGCAGAAACCACGGATAACTATAGTTCCTAAACCCACTACTGTGTCACCAAAGGGCAGCTTTGACGTAATGGACAGGACCAAGTCTCCAGTGACCATTACGACCATTTCTAGAGCCAAGTCACCAGAGGGAAGCAAGATCTCCTACCCTGATTCTCCAAGCTCTCCTGTCTCAGTCATCACAGTTAGCACAAGCCCAGTGATGCAGGCGCCTATCTCTCCAGAACCTCAGGAGACCTCAAGCATGGGCCGTGCTGTGTTTAAGGTGACTCCGGAGAAGCAGACGGTGCCAACACCAGTCCGCAAATACAACTCCAACACCAATATCATAACAACAGAAGACAACAAAATCCATATTCACCTAGGGAGTCAATACAAGAGGTCTCAGGACTCTGGAAGCAGTCCCACACTCACAGTAAGGCCTCTGACTGTATGCACAGAGAGCAAGGAGACACCCAATATGGGGACTGTCCTGCGTTCTCCCCGACAGTCCTCCACTACTTTAGGGAAAACCACACCTGGCAAGATGACAAGTAGCATCACCATTACCCCCATCACATCTGCTCCTTCCAAGCCAACTCAGTCTGTG TCCGGGACGGATGTGCAGTCAACTCGGACTTGCTCGGCAACACGAATCCCTATGTCAAAAG AAAATGTTGTGCTCCGCATGACTTTTGAGCCTCGTTGA
- the LOC113531737 gene encoding filamin-A-interacting protein 1 isoform X2 produces MRVTLRVPHSRESYHSKISGCNSEFQQSLCSGNASIRCFNGLHLRVVESSASHPGELGERMRSRSSGMEAPDSGCLQVKQPSKDYQKDKEEGDSIEDMIKKSPTTVEKEKEEKVEDGLVRATVKRSQKPAGEKCRKKAGQMQLSKEELLHLLGIMEGEVQAREDIIHMLKSERTRPESLEAQYGSAVPITPLQALQRDNMLTCNKTREDDVYEIPMMELDRLEEKHRETYRRMLEQLLLAEKCHRRTVNELESEKRKHVDFMNKSDDFTNLLEHERERLKKLLEQEKAYQARKDKDHSRRLEKVREELVKLKSFALMLVDERQLHIDQIDQQSQKIMDLSKKLQERDQHLESVTSKYKEDSQRIQKLEVELEHKAAKFSQEHEDMTTKLSSQESQNRQLRTKLAGLSRRIEELEESNKALQKSEEDLQELRDKISRGECGNSSLMAELETLRKRVLEMEGKDEEITKAEAQCKELRRKLQDEENHNRELKLEIEKLQKRMADLEKLEGTFNVSKSECTQLHASLEREKVLTKNLTKELETVKNHVKELQCAESRLEKAESSLKDDLTKLKSFTVILVDERKNMAERIKQEEQKSEDMSKLFKAEQGKVMEITEKLIEESKKLLKLKSEMETKVSALTKEKNDLRTRLACEEEKQNDLNAKVKLMQKRVDCLEEAERRSRNRPDVDKARYADEDNKVKELTEEIDRLKNRLKQLEVVEGDLMKTEDEYDMLEKKFRTEQDKANVLSQLLEEMKSQIARNKAIEKGEAVSQEAELRLRCKMEEAKTRDLQADVLALKEKIHELMNKEDQLSQLQVDYTVLQKRLIEEQDKKKSMSQQILHLTKELEVTKRYSRALRPSMNGRRIVDVPLTSTAVQTDAHTNEALEEETPAVFIRKSVLEENHVMSNLRQKGLKKPAVLDRYPPASAELGMKKSLIPWMKKKEASADAQDALDKLTYKVNGDASPQSPELTMSQKPGQPLHIRVTPDHQNSTATLEITSPRAEDFFSSTTIIPTLGLQKPRITIVPKPTTVSPKGSFDVMDRTKSPVTITTISRAKSPEGSKISYPDSPSSPVSVITVSTSPVMQAPISPEPQETSSMGRAVFKVTPEKQTVPTPVRKYNSNTNIITTEDNKIHIHLGSQYKRSQDSGSSPTLTVRPLTVCTESKETPNMGTVLRSPRQSSTTLGKTTPGKMTSSITITPITSAPSKPTQSVLLLNCFKMISGGVCSLDRSLSSPGRMCSQLGLARQHESLCQKKMLCSA; encoded by the exons AATGAGGTCCAGGAGCAGTGGGATGGAGGCTCCTGACAGTGGATGCCTTCAAGTCAAACAGCCTAGCAAAGACTACCAAAAAGACAAGGAGGAAGGAGACAGCATTGAGGATATGATTAAGAAAAGTCCCACCACggtggagaaggagaaggaagagaaagTAGAGGATGGTCTTGTACGTGCAACGGTGAAGAGATCACAGAAACCAGCAGGAgaaaagtgcaggaagaaagcaGGACAAATGCAGCTTTCTAAAGAGGAGCTGCTTCACCTGCTTGGCATCATGGAGGGAGAGGTGCAG GCTCGTGAGGACATTATTCACATGCTGAAGTCGGAAAGGACGCGGCCCGAGTCCCTGGAGGCTCAGTATGGATCAGCTGTCCCCATCACGCCTCTGCAGGCCTTACAGAGAGACAACATGCTCACCTGTAACAAGACACGTGAAGACGACGTCTACGAGATCCCCATGATGGAG CTGGACCGTTTGGAGGAGAAGCACAGAGAGACGTACAGGAGGATGCTGGAGCAGCTCCTGCTGGCTGAGAAATGCCACCGTCGCACAGTGAACGAGCTGGAATCCGAGAAGCGCAAACACGTCGACTTCATGAACAAGAGCGATGACTTCACTAACCTGCTGGAGCATGAGCGCGAGAG ACTAAAGAAACTGTTGGAGCAGGAGAAGGCATACCAAGCCCGTAAAGACAAGGATCACAGCAGACGGCTAGAAAAAGTAAGAGAAGAGCTGGTGAAGCTGAAGTCCTTCGCTCTGATGCTGGTGGACGAGAGGCAGCTCCATATTGACCAGATTGATCAGCAAAGCCAAAAGATCATGGACCTCAGCAAAAAGCTGCAAGAGAGAGATCAACATCTGGAAAGTGTCACCAGCAAATACAAAGAGGACAGTCAGAGAATTCAGAAGTTGGAAGTGGAGTTAGAGCATAAAGCTGCTAAATTCTCACAGGAACATGAGGACATGACAACCAAGCTCTCCAGTCAGGAGTCCCAAAACCGACAGTTACGCACAAAGCTGGCTGGTCTGTCTCGGAGAATTGAGGAGCTGGAGGAAAGTAACAAAGCACTGCAGAAATCCGAGGAGGATTTGCAAGAGTTAAGGGACAAAATCAGCAGGGGAGAATGTGGAAACTCAAGCCTCATGGCTGAGCTTGAAACTCTCCGTAAAAGAGTGCtggagatggagggaaaggaTGAGGAGATAACAAAGGCAGAAGCACAGTGCAAGGAGCTGAGGAGGAAGCTTCAAGATGAGGAGAATCACAATCGTGAGCTGAAACTTGAAATTGAAAAGCTACAGAAAAGGATGGCAGACTTGGAGAAACTTGAGGGAACTTTTAACGTGAGCAAATCAGAGTGTACACAACTTCATGCAAGCCTAGAACGAGAGAAGGTCTTGACAAAGAACTTAACCAAGGAGCTGGAAACTGTTAAAAATCATGTTAAAGAGCTTCAGTGTGCTGAGTCTAGGCTTGAAAAGGCAGAAAGTAGCTTAAAAGATGATTTGACAAAACTCAAgtcatttactgtaatattgGTGGATGAGAGGAAGAACATGGCAGAGAGAATTAAGCAAGAGGAGCAAAAAAGCGAGGACATGAGCAAGCTATTTAAGGCTGAGCAAGGCAAGGTCATGGAAATCACAGAGAAGCTGATTGAAGAGAGCAAAAAGCTTTTGAAACTGAAGTCAGAGATGGAGACGAAAGTGTCAGCTCTCACAAAGGAGAAAAATGACCTAAGGACTAGACTTGCATGTgaagaagagaaacaaaatgATCTCAATGCAAAGGTCAAGCTAATGCAAAAGAGAGTGGACTGTTTGGAGGAGGCTGAAAGACGATCCAGAAACAGACCTGATGTAGACAAGGCAAGATATGCTGATGAAGACAACAAGGTTAAGGAGTTAACAGAGGAGATTGATAGGCTGAAGAACCGCTTGAAGCAGCTAGAAGTTGTGGAGGGTGATTTGATGAAGACAGAGGATGAATATGATATGCTTGAAAAGAAGTTCAGAACAGAGCAGGATAAGGCCAATGTCCTTTCTCAGCTCCTGGAGGAAATGAAGTCACAGATTGCCAGAAACAAGGCCATTGAAAAGGGGGAGGCCGTGAGCCAAGAAGCTGAACTAAGATTGAGGTGCAAGATGGAGGAGGCCAAAACCAGAGATTTGCAGGCAGATGTCCTGGCTCTTAAGGAGAAGATTCATGAACTGATGAACAAGGAGGATCAGTTATCTCAACTTCAGGTCGATTACACAGTTCTACAGAAGAGGCTCATCGAAGAGcaggacaaaaagaaaagtatgAGCCAACAGATTCTACACCTCACCAAAGAGTTAGAGGTGACTAAGCGATACAGCAGAGCACTACGGCCTAGCATGAATGGAAGGAGGATAGTGGACGTCCCTCTTACTTCAACAGCTGTCCAGACAGATGCACATACTAATGAAGCACTTGAAGAGGAGACTCCAGCAGTATTCATAAGGAAATCTGTTCTGGAAGAAAATCATGTGATGAGCAATTTGAGGCAGAAAGGTCTTAAAAAACCAGCAGTGCTGGACCGTTATCCGCCTGCATCTGCAGAACTAGGTATGAAAAAATCATTGATTCCTtggatgaagaaaaaagaagcaagtgcTGATGCACAGGATGCCTTAGACAAGTTGACTTATAAAGTTAATGGAGATGCGTCCCCTCAATCTCCAGAGTTAACCATGTCACAAAAACCAGGCCAGCCACTGCATATAAGGGTGACTCCAGATCATCAAAACAGCACTGCCACATTGGAGATCACCAGTCCTCGTGCTGAGGACTTCTTCTCAAGTACCACAATTATCCCCACTTTAGGGCTGCAGAAACCACGGATAACTATAGTTCCTAAACCCACTACTGTGTCACCAAAGGGCAGCTTTGACGTAATGGACAGGACCAAGTCTCCAGTGACCATTACGACCATTTCTAGAGCCAAGTCACCAGAGGGAAGCAAGATCTCCTACCCTGATTCTCCAAGCTCTCCTGTCTCAGTCATCACAGTTAGCACAAGCCCAGTGATGCAGGCGCCTATCTCTCCAGAACCTCAGGAGACCTCAAGCATGGGCCGTGCTGTGTTTAAGGTGACTCCGGAGAAGCAGACGGTGCCAACACCAGTCCGCAAATACAACTCCAACACCAATATCATAACAACAGAAGACAACAAAATCCATATTCACCTAGGGAGTCAATACAAGAGGTCTCAGGACTCTGGAAGCAGTCCCACACTCACAGTAAGGCCTCTGACTGTATGCACAGAGAGCAAGGAGACACCCAATATGGGGACTGTCCTGCGTTCTCCCCGACAGTCCTCCACTACTTTAGGGAAAACCACACCTGGCAAGATGACAAGTAGCATCACCATTACCCCCATCACATCTGCTCCTTCCAAGCCAACTCAGTCTGTG TTGCTTCTGAATTGTTTCAAAATGATATCAGGGGGTGTCTGCTCCCTAGATAGATCTCTGTCCAG TCCGGGACGGATGTGCAGTCAACTCGGACTTGCTCGGCAACACGAATCCCTATGTCAAAAG AAAATGTTGTGCTCCGCATGA
- the LOC113531737 gene encoding filamin-A-interacting protein 1 isoform X1 produces the protein MRVTLRVPHSRESYHSKISGCNSEFQQSLCSGNASIRCFNGLHLRVVESSASHPGELGERMRSRSSGMEAPDSGCLQVKQPSKDYQKDKEEGDSIEDMIKKSPTTVEKEKEEKVEDGLVRATVKRSQKPAGEKCRKKAGQMQLSKEELLHLLGIMEGEVQAREDIIHMLKSERTRPESLEAQYGSAVPITPLQALQRDNMLTCNKTREDDVYEIPMMELDRLEEKHRETYRRMLEQLLLAEKCHRRTVNELESEKRKHVDFMNKSDDFTNLLEHERERLKKLLEQEKAYQARKDKDHSRRLEKVREELVKLKSFALMLVDERQLHIDQIDQQSQKIMDLSKKLQERDQHLESVTSKYKEDSQRIQKLEVELEHKAAKFSQEHEDMTTKLSSQESQNRQLRTKLAGLSRRIEELEESNKALQKSEEDLQELRDKISRGECGNSSLMAELETLRKRVLEMEGKDEEITKAEAQCKELRRKLQDEENHNRELKLEIEKLQKRMADLEKLEGTFNVSKSECTQLHASLEREKVLTKNLTKELETVKNHVKELQCAESRLEKAESSLKDDLTKLKSFTVILVDERKNMAERIKQEEQKSEDMSKLFKAEQGKVMEITEKLIEESKKLLKLKSEMETKVSALTKEKNDLRTRLACEEEKQNDLNAKVKLMQKRVDCLEEAERRSRNRPDVDKARYADEDNKVKELTEEIDRLKNRLKQLEVVEGDLMKTEDEYDMLEKKFRTEQDKANVLSQLLEEMKSQIARNKAIEKGEAVSQEAELRLRCKMEEAKTRDLQADVLALKEKIHELMNKEDQLSQLQVDYTVLQKRLIEEQDKKKSMSQQILHLTKELEVTKRYSRALRPSMNGRRIVDVPLTSTAVQTDAHTNEALEEETPAVFIRKSVLEENHVMSNLRQKGLKKPAVLDRYPPASAELGMKKSLIPWMKKKEASADAQDALDKLTYKVNGDASPQSPELTMSQKPGQPLHIRVTPDHQNSTATLEITSPRAEDFFSSTTIIPTLGLQKPRITIVPKPTTVSPKGSFDVMDRTKSPVTITTISRAKSPEGSKISYPDSPSSPVSVITVSTSPVMQAPISPEPQETSSMGRAVFKVTPEKQTVPTPVRKYNSNTNIITTEDNKIHIHLGSQYKRSQDSGSSPTLTVRPLTVCTESKETPNMGTVLRSPRQSSTTLGKTTPGKMTSSITITPITSAPSKPTQSVSGTDVQSTRTCSATRIPMSKGMKPGKTVMGLSAVSRIESRAESQSMKIELRKSAVISSVSTAGGKS, from the exons AATGAGGTCCAGGAGCAGTGGGATGGAGGCTCCTGACAGTGGATGCCTTCAAGTCAAACAGCCTAGCAAAGACTACCAAAAAGACAAGGAGGAAGGAGACAGCATTGAGGATATGATTAAGAAAAGTCCCACCACggtggagaaggagaaggaagagaaagTAGAGGATGGTCTTGTACGTGCAACGGTGAAGAGATCACAGAAACCAGCAGGAgaaaagtgcaggaagaaagcaGGACAAATGCAGCTTTCTAAAGAGGAGCTGCTTCACCTGCTTGGCATCATGGAGGGAGAGGTGCAG GCTCGTGAGGACATTATTCACATGCTGAAGTCGGAAAGGACGCGGCCCGAGTCCCTGGAGGCTCAGTATGGATCAGCTGTCCCCATCACGCCTCTGCAGGCCTTACAGAGAGACAACATGCTCACCTGTAACAAGACACGTGAAGACGACGTCTACGAGATCCCCATGATGGAG CTGGACCGTTTGGAGGAGAAGCACAGAGAGACGTACAGGAGGATGCTGGAGCAGCTCCTGCTGGCTGAGAAATGCCACCGTCGCACAGTGAACGAGCTGGAATCCGAGAAGCGCAAACACGTCGACTTCATGAACAAGAGCGATGACTTCACTAACCTGCTGGAGCATGAGCGCGAGAG ACTAAAGAAACTGTTGGAGCAGGAGAAGGCATACCAAGCCCGTAAAGACAAGGATCACAGCAGACGGCTAGAAAAAGTAAGAGAAGAGCTGGTGAAGCTGAAGTCCTTCGCTCTGATGCTGGTGGACGAGAGGCAGCTCCATATTGACCAGATTGATCAGCAAAGCCAAAAGATCATGGACCTCAGCAAAAAGCTGCAAGAGAGAGATCAACATCTGGAAAGTGTCACCAGCAAATACAAAGAGGACAGTCAGAGAATTCAGAAGTTGGAAGTGGAGTTAGAGCATAAAGCTGCTAAATTCTCACAGGAACATGAGGACATGACAACCAAGCTCTCCAGTCAGGAGTCCCAAAACCGACAGTTACGCACAAAGCTGGCTGGTCTGTCTCGGAGAATTGAGGAGCTGGAGGAAAGTAACAAAGCACTGCAGAAATCCGAGGAGGATTTGCAAGAGTTAAGGGACAAAATCAGCAGGGGAGAATGTGGAAACTCAAGCCTCATGGCTGAGCTTGAAACTCTCCGTAAAAGAGTGCtggagatggagggaaaggaTGAGGAGATAACAAAGGCAGAAGCACAGTGCAAGGAGCTGAGGAGGAAGCTTCAAGATGAGGAGAATCACAATCGTGAGCTGAAACTTGAAATTGAAAAGCTACAGAAAAGGATGGCAGACTTGGAGAAACTTGAGGGAACTTTTAACGTGAGCAAATCAGAGTGTACACAACTTCATGCAAGCCTAGAACGAGAGAAGGTCTTGACAAAGAACTTAACCAAGGAGCTGGAAACTGTTAAAAATCATGTTAAAGAGCTTCAGTGTGCTGAGTCTAGGCTTGAAAAGGCAGAAAGTAGCTTAAAAGATGATTTGACAAAACTCAAgtcatttactgtaatattgGTGGATGAGAGGAAGAACATGGCAGAGAGAATTAAGCAAGAGGAGCAAAAAAGCGAGGACATGAGCAAGCTATTTAAGGCTGAGCAAGGCAAGGTCATGGAAATCACAGAGAAGCTGATTGAAGAGAGCAAAAAGCTTTTGAAACTGAAGTCAGAGATGGAGACGAAAGTGTCAGCTCTCACAAAGGAGAAAAATGACCTAAGGACTAGACTTGCATGTgaagaagagaaacaaaatgATCTCAATGCAAAGGTCAAGCTAATGCAAAAGAGAGTGGACTGTTTGGAGGAGGCTGAAAGACGATCCAGAAACAGACCTGATGTAGACAAGGCAAGATATGCTGATGAAGACAACAAGGTTAAGGAGTTAACAGAGGAGATTGATAGGCTGAAGAACCGCTTGAAGCAGCTAGAAGTTGTGGAGGGTGATTTGATGAAGACAGAGGATGAATATGATATGCTTGAAAAGAAGTTCAGAACAGAGCAGGATAAGGCCAATGTCCTTTCTCAGCTCCTGGAGGAAATGAAGTCACAGATTGCCAGAAACAAGGCCATTGAAAAGGGGGAGGCCGTGAGCCAAGAAGCTGAACTAAGATTGAGGTGCAAGATGGAGGAGGCCAAAACCAGAGATTTGCAGGCAGATGTCCTGGCTCTTAAGGAGAAGATTCATGAACTGATGAACAAGGAGGATCAGTTATCTCAACTTCAGGTCGATTACACAGTTCTACAGAAGAGGCTCATCGAAGAGcaggacaaaaagaaaagtatgAGCCAACAGATTCTACACCTCACCAAAGAGTTAGAGGTGACTAAGCGATACAGCAGAGCACTACGGCCTAGCATGAATGGAAGGAGGATAGTGGACGTCCCTCTTACTTCAACAGCTGTCCAGACAGATGCACATACTAATGAAGCACTTGAAGAGGAGACTCCAGCAGTATTCATAAGGAAATCTGTTCTGGAAGAAAATCATGTGATGAGCAATTTGAGGCAGAAAGGTCTTAAAAAACCAGCAGTGCTGGACCGTTATCCGCCTGCATCTGCAGAACTAGGTATGAAAAAATCATTGATTCCTtggatgaagaaaaaagaagcaagtgcTGATGCACAGGATGCCTTAGACAAGTTGACTTATAAAGTTAATGGAGATGCGTCCCCTCAATCTCCAGAGTTAACCATGTCACAAAAACCAGGCCAGCCACTGCATATAAGGGTGACTCCAGATCATCAAAACAGCACTGCCACATTGGAGATCACCAGTCCTCGTGCTGAGGACTTCTTCTCAAGTACCACAATTATCCCCACTTTAGGGCTGCAGAAACCACGGATAACTATAGTTCCTAAACCCACTACTGTGTCACCAAAGGGCAGCTTTGACGTAATGGACAGGACCAAGTCTCCAGTGACCATTACGACCATTTCTAGAGCCAAGTCACCAGAGGGAAGCAAGATCTCCTACCCTGATTCTCCAAGCTCTCCTGTCTCAGTCATCACAGTTAGCACAAGCCCAGTGATGCAGGCGCCTATCTCTCCAGAACCTCAGGAGACCTCAAGCATGGGCCGTGCTGTGTTTAAGGTGACTCCGGAGAAGCAGACGGTGCCAACACCAGTCCGCAAATACAACTCCAACACCAATATCATAACAACAGAAGACAACAAAATCCATATTCACCTAGGGAGTCAATACAAGAGGTCTCAGGACTCTGGAAGCAGTCCCACACTCACAGTAAGGCCTCTGACTGTATGCACAGAGAGCAAGGAGACACCCAATATGGGGACTGTCCTGCGTTCTCCCCGACAGTCCTCCACTACTTTAGGGAAAACCACACCTGGCAAGATGACAAGTAGCATCACCATTACCCCCATCACATCTGCTCCTTCCAAGCCAACTCAGTCTGTG TCCGGGACGGATGTGCAGTCAACTCGGACTTGCTCGGCAACACGAATCCCTATGTCAAAAGGTATGAAACCAGGCAAAACTGTAATGGGTCTCTCTGCAGTATCCAGGATAGAGTCTCGAGCTGAAAGCCAGTCAATGAAAATTGAACTGAGGAAGTCTGCAGTGATCAGCTCAGTGTCCACAGCAGGGGGCAAGAGCTGA